A genomic window from Calditrichota bacterium includes:
- a CDS encoding outer membrane lipoprotein carrier protein LolA, translating to MKRNASGLIATLFVLYSVIDLPAATPNPNTALKELRKKYKDVKALECHFREIFEWAMTGETIVREGTLAVTSDDRMRIETPEQLIVSDGKTIQRLNLARSQMMLEATGKTSESSLPRKFLLEFTSNFEAGELTPLSVESQKGYRLDLIPKDKQESLLNGASLWVTEADLVVRRIRLLDLNNNSTTYILTDIRFDKIPPERFNLIDTPEGTEVFDLR from the coding sequence ATGAAACGCAATGCCTCAGGTCTGATCGCCACACTCTTCGTGTTGTATTCAGTCATTGACCTTCCGGCCGCTACGCCCAATCCCAATACGGCACTGAAGGAGTTGCGGAAGAAGTATAAGGATGTGAAGGCGCTTGAATGCCACTTTCGGGAGATATTCGAGTGGGCCATGACTGGCGAGACGATTGTCCGAGAAGGGACGCTTGCCGTAACTTCCGATGACCGGATGCGCATCGAGACGCCCGAACAGTTGATCGTCTCCGATGGCAAGACCATTCAGCGTCTCAACCTCGCGCGTAGCCAGATGATGCTTGAAGCGACCGGCAAGACCAGCGAGTCTTCGCTGCCGCGCAAGTTCCTGCTCGAGTTCACTTCCAACTTCGAAGCCGGTGAACTAACTCCACTGTCGGTTGAGAGTCAGAAAGGCTATCGACTCGACTTGATCCCCAAGGATAAGCAGGAATCACTCCTTAACGGCGCGTCACTCTGGGTAACGGAAGCCGACCTTGTCGTGCGACGCATTCGGCTTCTCGACCTGAACAACAACTCCACCACCTACATCCTCACGGATATCCGATTCGACAAGATTCCGCCTGAACGGTTCAATCTCATCGATACCCCGGAGGGAACGGAGGTGTTCGATCTGCGGTGA
- a CDS encoding transglutaminase domain-containing protein, whose amino-acid sequence MGNRGNAAAAGRSRWLLVRGLVVGGAFAAGSSFEVTPLLWDLGPAKETRQFYYNRPINPSLIMLREQHRLDSIVAGATSDLERVQRITDWVHRQWKHKGDCPPQPNDPTAILRAAQAGGEFSCREYAYVTAGCLNALGIRSRVVEIMPKDVAVRPAGAFHVVCEAFLNNRKKWVMADAQWNAVPTVKGYPLNLVELQAVLVRKTGGLDFGGIAPEMAQSYAEGMLPYIYFLITPFDHRIAGTALPRPVKGRLMLVPLGVQVPAYFDSALRNGLVKTSNLGEFYGAPKHG is encoded by the coding sequence ATGGGCAACAGAGGGAATGCTGCCGCTGCCGGCCGGAGCCGGTGGCTTCTTGTGCGCGGTCTGGTAGTAGGGGGGGCGTTTGCTGCCGGAAGTTCGTTCGAGGTGACGCCGCTCCTCTGGGACTTGGGGCCAGCCAAGGAGACCCGGCAGTTCTACTACAACCGCCCGATCAACCCGAGTCTCATCATGTTGCGCGAACAACACCGACTCGATTCCATCGTAGCCGGTGCGACGTCCGATCTCGAACGCGTGCAGAGGATCACCGACTGGGTGCACCGTCAGTGGAAACATAAGGGCGACTGCCCTCCCCAACCCAATGACCCGACCGCGATCCTTCGCGCAGCACAAGCCGGTGGCGAGTTTAGTTGCCGTGAATATGCCTATGTGACAGCAGGGTGCTTAAATGCCCTCGGCATTCGGAGCCGGGTCGTCGAGATCATGCCGAAGGACGTTGCAGTGCGCCCGGCGGGAGCATTTCATGTGGTCTGCGAAGCATTCCTCAATAATCGTAAGAAGTGGGTGATGGCAGATGCCCAGTGGAATGCCGTGCCGACGGTGAAGGGCTATCCCCTCAATCTGGTGGAACTGCAGGCTGTCCTGGTGCGTAAGACGGGCGGACTCGACTTCGGTGGGATTGCCCCCGAAATGGCACAATCCTATGCCGAGGGGATGCTGCCCTATATCTACTTCCTGATCACTCCCTTCGACCATCGCATTGCCGGGACCGCCTTGCCGAGACCGGTGAAAGGACGACTAATGCTAGTGCCATTGGGGGTGCAGGTTCCCGCCTACTTCGATTCAGCCCTTAGAAACGGTTTGGTGAAGACGAGTAATCTCGGAGAGTTTTACGGAGCGCCGAAACATGGCTGA
- a CDS encoding class I SAM-dependent methyltransferase: protein MAEGSKTKTVSGTRDLGFTPGSYWNERLTRNFNLTGVGYQGLGIGFNRVTYHLRRIMFRSVVSRFGLAKVDRVIDIGSGTGFYCRLWLDAGAREVDGVDLAEVAVESLGRLFPHCRFHHLDIGRELPAMLKARFDAVSAFDVLFHIVDDRLWRNAISNLADLLRPGGYLLLSESFLHGAEMRIEHQVSRRLETIYETLQANRLEIVERRPMLVLMNYPVDSDSIILRTLWWAITFTAWRSEVFSWFWALLLYPLERILLLFVRESPTTEVLVARKVVS from the coding sequence ATGGCTGAAGGGTCCAAGACAAAGACCGTATCTGGAACACGGGACTTAGGATTCACTCCGGGAAGTTACTGGAATGAACGACTAACCCGGAACTTCAATCTGACTGGTGTCGGCTATCAGGGCTTGGGAATAGGATTCAACAGGGTGACTTATCACCTCCGACGAATCATGTTCAGGAGCGTAGTCAGTAGGTTTGGTTTGGCCAAGGTCGATCGCGTAATCGACATCGGCTCGGGCACGGGATTCTATTGCCGCCTTTGGCTTGATGCTGGTGCAAGGGAAGTGGACGGTGTTGACCTTGCAGAAGTTGCTGTGGAAAGTCTGGGCAGGCTCTTCCCCCATTGCAGATTTCATCACCTGGACATAGGGCGGGAGTTGCCCGCTATGTTGAAGGCCCGTTTCGATGCAGTCTCAGCCTTCGACGTGCTGTTCCACATAGTTGACGACCGACTGTGGCGGAATGCCATATCGAATTTGGCAGACCTGCTGAGACCGGGTGGTTATCTCCTTCTCTCCGAGAGTTTTCTACATGGTGCCGAAATGCGAATAGAGCATCAGGTATCGCGTCGGCTGGAGACGATCTATGAGACCCTTCAGGCAAATAGGCTCGAAATTGTCGAACGGCGTCCGATGTTGGTCTTGATGAACTACCCTGTTGACAGCGACAGCATAATACTGAGGACTCTTTGGTGGGCCATTACCTTCACGGCTTGGAGATCAGAGGTGTTTAGTTGGTTTTGGGCGCTTCTGCTCTACCCCTTGGAGCGGATTCTCTTGCTTTTCGTTCGTGAGAGTCCAACGACTGAAGTCCTGGTGGCCCGCAAAGTAGTTAGTTGA
- the rlmN gene encoding 23S rRNA (adenine(2503)-C(2))-methyltransferase RlmN yields the protein MNRLVLPLKVTGSVPVETPPTPPERLLLLGLNRLELEQFAEHAGLPKYRGRQLYEWLYKRREPEFALMTDLPASLRMTLDEMAVADPVQVVRRKESFDGTVKLLLEMGDGQRVEAVMIPEGERITACLSSQVGCAVGCGFCATARLGFKRNLSAGEIVGQLSALERAFGRRATNVVMMGMGEPLLNRNQVFKAAGLITDPEGVGISRGRFTISTAGWLPGIRAMTSSLVSRSRTDECVLPRVNLAISLNATTDDARVRLMPLAGRYPLKEIASAAADYGRASGTQVAFSYLLLAGENESDDDAGRLAALAKHHGFKINLMDYNSVGEGFSRTTASRAEDFFVQLKRNGVDVTLRTSRGADIAAACGQLAGEGPGGSSSDG from the coding sequence GTGAATCGTCTGGTCTTACCTCTGAAGGTCACAGGCAGCGTTCCGGTCGAGACACCTCCGACGCCACCTGAAAGACTGCTTTTGCTCGGTCTGAACCGGCTTGAACTGGAGCAATTTGCGGAGCACGCTGGTCTGCCGAAATATCGCGGGCGGCAACTCTATGAGTGGCTTTACAAGAGGCGCGAGCCGGAGTTTGCCCTGATGACCGACCTTCCGGCGAGTCTCCGGATGACGTTGGACGAAATGGCAGTGGCCGATCCAGTTCAGGTTGTCCGGCGGAAGGAGTCGTTCGACGGGACCGTCAAACTGCTTCTTGAGATGGGCGATGGTCAACGCGTCGAGGCGGTGATGATTCCGGAAGGTGAGCGAATCACAGCCTGCCTCTCGTCGCAGGTAGGCTGTGCAGTCGGATGCGGATTTTGCGCGACCGCAAGGCTTGGATTCAAGAGGAATCTCTCCGCCGGGGAGATCGTTGGGCAACTATCCGCCCTCGAGCGAGCCTTTGGCCGAAGGGCAACGAATGTTGTGATGATGGGAATGGGCGAGCCGCTTCTGAACCGAAATCAGGTCTTCAAAGCGGCAGGGTTGATTACGGATCCGGAAGGAGTCGGCATTTCTCGAGGAAGGTTCACAATTTCGACAGCCGGTTGGCTGCCGGGGATACGGGCGATGACTTCGTCTCTGGTTTCGCGCTCGCGCACAGATGAATGCGTCTTGCCAAGGGTCAATCTGGCTATATCACTTAACGCGACGACGGACGATGCGAGAGTTAGGCTTATGCCCTTGGCCGGTCGGTATCCGCTAAAGGAGATCGCATCAGCAGCAGCTGACTATGGCCGGGCTTCAGGGACGCAGGTGGCGTTCAGTTACCTGCTCCTGGCGGGTGAGAATGAGAGCGATGACGATGCCGGTCGGCTGGCAGCGCTCGCCAAACACCACGGTTTCAAGATCAATCTGATGGACTACAACTCTGTGGGCGAGGGGTTTAGCCGGACGACGGCGTCGCGAGCCGAGGATTTCTTTGTCCAATTAAAACGCAACGGAGTCGATGTAACTCTTCGCACCAGCCGGGGAGCCGACATCGCCGCTGCATGCGGTCAATTGGCAGGTGAAGGGCCGGGAGGCTCGTCAAGTGATGGTTAG